The genomic DNA TTTCGCGGAATTGCGATAAATATAAACACCCGGCTCTCGTGGAAGAATTGATTTATTTTTTATAATTTCTGAGGCTTTGTACACGAAATATTATAACAACAAACTATTACAAAATCCTCCTTACAAGATTAAAGGATAATATGAATAATGAATTTAAACATTATGTATTTAAACGTGGTAAACTTATCATAACAATAATATGACACTTGCCAACGTGAAAAATATTTACAAAGACAAGACTGTTCTCATCTTTGGGCTTGGATTAAACGACGGTGGCTTGGGAATGGTAGACTTCTTTGTAAACCAAGACGCAAAGGTAACAATAACCGATGGGAAGAAAGAGGAGGAACTTAAACCAACCCTTAAAAAGCTGGCAAAATATAAAGACAAAATTACCTATCACTTGGGTGGACACATAGATGCCGACTTTACGGAAAATGACATAATCGTCCGAAATCCCGCAATAAAACGTGATAACCCCTACCTTGAAATTGCTCGCAAAGCTAAAAGAGAGATTATTATGGAGCTTGCACTGTTTCACCAACTTACCCCCTGCCCGATTATCGGAATTACAGGAACCCGCGGTAAATCTACAACCACCACCCTTATTTATGAAATTCTTAAAACAACACTTGGCGAAAAAGTACTTTTAGGTGGAAATATTGGAAAAAGCGCAATGCGAGAGCTTCCTAAGTTAACACTTGATAATTTAGCCGTTTTAGAGATTTCAAGTTTTCAGCTGGATGGTATGGGTGAATCCAAGGTGTCACCACATATAGCCGTAGTAACAAACCTATACCCTGATCACCTAAATTGGCATACAGATATGCAAGATTATATAGAAACAAAGAAAAACATTGTACGCTATCAGAAACCTTCGGATATTGCGGTAATAAACATTGACAACGAAATAACAAAGACATTTGTAGACATTGCACAAAGCAAAGTAATCACGTTTTCGTTGATCGAACATGCCGCCAACTATTACCTTGATAAATCGCTAACCCTTTTTGAGAATGGTAAACCATTACTTAGCCTTAAAACTGCGTCACTCGAAGGCATTCACAACCTTTACAACATGGTATGTGCCATTGCAACAACCCGTATTTACGACATTCCTGTGTCAAATATCCTAAACGTAATCGAGAGTTTCACTGGTGTAGAAGGCAGGCAACAGCTTGTTCGGGAACTTAACGGTATTAAAATTTACAACGATACCACAGCAACTTCACTTGAAGCCATGGAGGCAATGTTAGATACGCTTGGTCCAAAGTACCCTAAAAAGATAATCATGCTTGCAGGTGGTGTAGACAAAGGGTTTGACTACTCAAAACTTTCGGGAAAATTTGGAAAGTACCTTAAAAAAGTAATTCTTTTGGAAGGAACCGCATCGGAAAAGTTGGCTTTGGAACTTGAGAAGCTGGAAATTCCCACCGAAAAATACTTTAACAACTTTGAAACAGCAATAAAAACCGCTTACAAAACTGCACAACCCGGCGACGTTATGATATTATGTCCCGGAGCCGCTAGTTTTAACATGTTTGCAAACGAATTCGACAGAGGCGCAAAGTTTAATAAAGTTGTAGAAAAACTTATTTAAATAGTCCAAAATGTTAACACGCGAAGAGATTAAAACCTTCGATCTTCGGAAAGTAAATAAAATTCATCTTATAGGAATATCGTCCCCATTTAATAGCTTTTGTGCAACAAAGCTTCTGAGCATGAATAAAATCGTTACCGCTTCCGAAATCGGCACTGACGACGTTGAGCTGAAATATTGGACAGATAAAGGTATTGCATACCCCGGGGGGCATAATGAAAAATACATAACACCAGAAATTGATCTAGTAGTTTATCCCAATGGACCAATACCGGGAAACCCCGAATGT from Candidatus Dojkabacteria bacterium includes the following:
- the murD gene encoding UDP-N-acetylmuramoyl-L-alanine--D-glutamate ligase; the protein is MTLANVKNIYKDKTVLIFGLGLNDGGLGMVDFFVNQDAKVTITDGKKEEELKPTLKKLAKYKDKITYHLGGHIDADFTENDIIVRNPAIKRDNPYLEIARKAKREIIMELALFHQLTPCPIIGITGTRGKSTTTTLIYEILKTTLGEKVLLGGNIGKSAMRELPKLTLDNLAVLEISSFQLDGMGESKVSPHIAVVTNLYPDHLNWHTDMQDYIETKKNIVRYQKPSDIAVINIDNEITKTFVDIAQSKVITFSLIEHAANYYLDKSLTLFENGKPLLSLKTASLEGIHNLYNMVCAIATTRIYDIPVSNILNVIESFTGVEGRQQLVRELNGIKIYNDTTATSLEAMEAMLDTLGPKYPKKIIMLAGGVDKGFDYSKLSGKFGKYLKKVILLEGTASEKLALELEKLEIPTEKYFNNFETAIKTAYKTAQPGDVMILCPGAASFNMFANEFDRGAKFNKVVEKLI